In one window of Carassius auratus strain Wakin chromosome 28, ASM336829v1, whole genome shotgun sequence DNA:
- the LOC113047625 gene encoding actin cytoskeleton-regulatory complex protein PAN1-like codes for MVTSVTVAPVTVAPVTVAPVTVVPVTVAPLIATPVIATPVTPMTVAQVMVVLVMVAHITAAPVIAAPVIVAPVIVAPVIVVPVLVSECLQDNGQTDGIVKMTQHSGRVSAPVKYLIKTKTTAL; via the exons ATGGTGACTTCTGTGACAGTGGCTCCTGTGACTGTGGCTCCTGTGACTGTGGCTCCTGTGACTGTGGTTCCTGTGACTGTGGCTCCTTTGATTGCGACTCCTGTGATTGCGACTCCTGTGACTCCTATGACGGTGGCTCAAGTGATGGTGGTGCTGGTGATGGTGGCTCATATTACTGCGGCCCCTGTGATTGCGGCCCCTGTGATTGTGGCTCCTGTGATTGTGGCTCCTGTGATTGTGGTTCCTGTATTAGTCAGTGAATGTTTGCAGGATAATGGTCAGACAG ATGGAATTGTGAAGATGACGCAGCACTCAGGACGGGTTTCAGCTCCAGTGAAGTACCTCATCAAGACAAAGACAACAGCACTATGA